In one Meles meles chromosome 17, mMelMel3.1 paternal haplotype, whole genome shotgun sequence genomic region, the following are encoded:
- the FLVCR1 gene encoding feline leukemia virus subgroup C receptor-related protein 1 — translation MAQLDDEEGAAVAPGHPPANGYLPVPGGEPPGKLSAEPQNGLKAGCLTLNGVSRDSLAAAAQSLGRPQTPLAPEEETQTRLLPTGPGEETPGAEGTRVPRTALSARRFVVLLIFSLYSLVNAFQWIQYSIISNVFEGFYGVSSLHIDWLSMVYMLAYVPLIFPATWLLDTRGLRLTALLGSGLNCLGAWIKCASVQQHLFWVTMLGQCLCSVAQVFILGLPSRIASVWFGPKEVSTACATAVLGNQLGAAVGFLLPPVLVPNTQNDTDLLACNISTMFYGTSSIATFLCLLTVIAFKEKPQYPPSQAQAILQKSPRAEYSYKKSIRNLFKNVPFVLLLITYGIITGAFYSVSTLLNQMILTYYKGEEINAGRIGLTLVVAGMVGSILCGLWLDHTKTYKQTTLIVYILSFLGMVVFTLTLDLGYIMVVFVTGGVLGFFMTGYLPLGFEFAVEITYPESEGTSSGLLNASAQIFGILFTLAQGKLTSDYGPKAGNIFLCIWMFLGILLTALIKSDLKRHNINIGITNGDVKAVPVEDSPTDQESKTMMLSKQSESAV, via the exons ATGGCACAGCTGGACGATGAGGAGGGGGCAGCGGTGGCACCCGGGCACCCGCCCGCGAATGGATACCTCCCGGTCCCGGGGGGCGAGCCCCCCGGAAAGCTAAGCGCCGAGCCGCAGAACGGGCTCAAAGCCGGCTGCCTGACCCTGAATGGAGTGTCTCGGGACAGCCTCGCGGCCGCCGCTCAATCCCTCGGCAGGCCTCAGACTCCGCTGGCTCCAGAGGAGGAGACCCAGACACGGCTGCTGCCCACGGGCCCCGGGGAGGAGACCCCCGGGGCCGAGGGCACCCGGGTGCCCCGGACGGCGCTCTCTGCGCGGCGCTTTGTGGTGCTCCTGATCTTCAGCCTGTACTCGCTGGTGAACGCCTTTCAGTGGATCCAGTACAGCATCATCAGCAATGTCTTTGAGGGCTTCTATGGCGTCTCCTCCCTGCACATCGACTGGCTGTCCATGGTGTACATGCTGGCCTACGTGCCCCTCATCTTTCCGGCCACGTGGCTGCTGGACACCAGAGGCCTGCGGCTCACCGCCCTGCTGGGCTCCGGCCTCAACTGCCTGGGCGCCTGGATCAAGTGCGCCAGTGTCCAGCAGCATCTATTCTGGGTCACCATGCTGGGCCAGTGTCTCTGCTCCGTGGCCCAGGTGTTCATCCTCGGCTTGCCCTCCCGCATCGCCTCGGTGTGGTTTGGGCCCAAGGAGGTATCCACAGCTTGTGCCACCGCCGTGCTGGGCAATCAG CTTGGAGCTGCTGTTGGCTTTTTGCTACCACCAGTTTTAGTGCCCAACACACAGAATGACACAGATCTGCTGGCTTGTAATATCAGTACCATGTTTTATGGGACGTCATCCATCGCCACGTTTTTATGTCTTTTAACAGTAATTG CATTCAAAGAAAAACCTCAGTATCCACCAAGTCAGGCACAAGCAATTCTTCAAAAAAGCCCCCGTGCTGAGTACTCCTATAAGAAATCAATAAGGAACCTATTTAAAAACGTTCCTTTTGTCCTTCTGTTGATCACTTACG GTATCATAACTGGAGCATTTTACTCAGTCTCAACATTATTAAATCAAATGATACTGACATATTATAAG ggagaagaaATCAATGCTGGAAGGATTGGGCTAACATTGGTAGTGGCCGGAATGGTGGGCTCTATTCTTTGTGGCTTGTGGCTAGATCATACCAAAACATACAA acaGACTACTCTGATAgtttacattttgtcttttttgggaATGGTTGTATTTACTCTCACGTTGGACCTTGGATACATTATGGTCGTGTTTGTTACTGGAGGGGTACTCGG TTTCTTCATGACCGGTTACCTCCCACTGGGTTTTGAATTTGCTGTTGAAATCACTTACCCTGAATCTGAAGGTACTTCCTCTGGTCTTCTTAATGCTTCGGCCCAG ATATTTGGAATTTTGTTCACATTGGCTCAAGGAAAGCTCACATCAGACTATGGTCCTAAGGCAGGGAatattttcctttgcatttggatgtttctaggcatccttttaacAG CGTTAATCAAGTCTGATCTCAAAAGACACAATATAAACATAGGAATTACGAACGGTGATGTTAAAGCT GTTCCAGTTGAAGATAGTCCCACAGATCAAGAATCCAAAACCATGATGCTGTCCAAGCAGTCAGAATCGGCAGTTTGA